The Saccharopolyspora gloriosae genome window below encodes:
- the trpA gene encoding tryptophan synthase subunit alpha yields the protein MSLHEVFAACRDEDRAALVGYLPAGYPTVAGSQELLAGMLGGTDDAPGCDIVEVGVPYSDPVIDGPTIQAAGDVALRAGFRIRDLFDVVSSVAEAGRHAVVMTYWNPVHQYGPDAFARDLKAAGGLGVITPDLVPDEADDWMAASDAHGVDRIFLVAPSSTEQRLAMTAKASSGFVYATSVMGVTGARATVGDKAESLVRRTRAHTDLPIGVGLGVRSGEQAAEVAKFADGVIVGSAFIDRAEREGVDGVRELAAELGRGVRSR from the coding sequence GTGAGCCTGCACGAGGTGTTCGCGGCCTGCCGCGACGAGGACCGCGCCGCGCTGGTCGGCTACCTGCCCGCGGGGTATCCCACGGTGGCGGGTTCGCAGGAGCTGCTGGCGGGGATGCTCGGCGGCACCGACGACGCGCCGGGCTGCGACATCGTCGAGGTCGGCGTCCCTTACTCCGACCCGGTCATCGACGGTCCGACCATCCAGGCCGCGGGGGACGTGGCGCTGCGCGCGGGGTTCCGCATCCGGGACCTGTTCGACGTGGTGTCCTCGGTCGCCGAGGCGGGCAGGCACGCGGTCGTGATGACCTACTGGAACCCGGTGCACCAGTACGGCCCGGACGCGTTCGCCCGCGACCTGAAGGCGGCGGGCGGCCTCGGGGTGATCACCCCGGACCTCGTCCCGGACGAGGCCGACGACTGGATGGCCGCCTCCGACGCGCACGGCGTGGACCGGATCTTCCTGGTCGCCCCGTCGTCCACGGAGCAGCGGCTGGCGATGACGGCGAAGGCCAGTTCCGGTTTCGTCTACGCCACCTCGGTGATGGGCGTGACGGGTGCTCGCGCCACCGTCGGCGACAAGGCGGAGAGCCTGGTCCGGCGCACGCGCGCGCACACGGACCTGCCGATCGGCGTTGGCCTCGGGGTCCGTTCCGGCGAGCAGGCCGCGGAGGTCGCGAAGTTCGCCGACGGCGTCATCGTCGGCTCGGCCTTCATCGACCGCGCCGAACGAGAGGGCGTCGACGGCGTCCGCGAGCTCGCCGCCGAGCTGGGCCGAGGCGTCCGCTCCCGCTGA